In one window of Episyrphus balteatus chromosome 3, idEpiBalt1.1, whole genome shotgun sequence DNA:
- the LOC129914596 gene encoding transmembrane protein 245 isoform X5, translating into MNRQDSIRRDRSFDSVLNKLMRLRSENHESFKAAMYNFLIAAGLAAFAAVCIILGPFVKPLLWAFLMGAVLFPFKRNLAHLLKGWFEGLEDHDSNVMVAICLAPLETTEFCGRKLVAWLQEHWQIITAGMGIATCIKLLYLYAPKGFLCAVWRLITFSHSLFVQIIGILNIYLLITIIVLYLTSVYMFWRKENSARFVIAGQSLWIAVVSYACSFLGALQVPAFMLIMAYIGVAILYYLNKTDESSSIVEKIKLLMDKNAFVQSVNDISTSKTPDTEEHSMAETLDSLELETENDDHLSDFYFKMLFCACIATFLYRNVWVFILAAIPITIHLVYKVGKVTGLTNFIWDKIDTVYKNIKEWALEHHSAVLPLCLPGVLELNYKINSIVRNSLKSSVDLVTSILMIILMILIIVFLGVFFCVNIYSETIEVAYLGKDLINKTFTDRPELVDILPANMQSSIDDALDNAHHYGRRKIEQYIDDWLKDADPVHSVKLKNQILDVWDRLIQYWIDFNKSDTFGPRVPTDALKSTFGEIVDNPRHFKELVLVAKQGIIGWAQSNTQTILEVAESLWHIIRTNISMIMGFTGEIISLILSGGQACVEFILDMIIFFTGLFYLLSSSDTKYAPLQVTKYLGFSSGSKIADALENSISGVLISMFKCSVFQGLFTWLVHTIFGARIVFLPSAAAAILSAAPFLGSYWCSLPAFLELWLAQDQFYAGLLLFLLMFFIPPYFEQAIYAEMKGGGHPYLTGLAIAGGMYWLGWQGAIFGPLMLCFFIGIFEVASVALRSEDPRRSSDEDTRTP; encoded by the exons ATGAATCGTCAAGATTCCATAAGACGAGATCGTTCATTCGATAGTGTTCTAAACAAATTGATGCGATTGCGATCGGAAAATCATGAGAGCTTCAAAGCGGcaatgtataattttttgatagCAGCAGGCTTGGCTGCTTTCGCTGCAGTTTGTATCATCTTGGGACCCTTTGTAAAACCTCTGCTGTGGGCCTTCCTTATGGGAGCAGTTCTTTTTCCATTCAAACGCAATCTAGCACATCTTTTGAAAGGATGGTTCGAAGGACTAGAAGATCATGATTCAAATGTAATGGTTGCCATTTGCTTGGCTCCTTTGGAAACAACTGAGTTTTGTGGACGGAAGCTTGTTGCTTGGCTGCAAGAGCATTGGCAAATCATAACTGCTGGCATGGGAATAGCTACATGCATTAAACTATTGTACTTGTATGCTCCCAAAGGATTTCTTTGTGCAGTCTGGCGACTAATTACTTTTAGTCATTCGTTGTTTGTCCAAATTATtggaattttaaatatttattta TTAATCACCATCATAGTTTTGTATCTTACATCGGTTTACATGTTTTGGAGGAAAGAAAACTCTGCGAGATTTGTGATTGCTGGCCAATCACTATGGATTGCTGTAGTCAGTTATGCTTGCAGCTTCCTTGGAGCACTACAGGTTCCTGCATTTATGTTAATCATGGCCTACATAGGTGTAGCAATACTTTATTACTTAAATAAAACCGATGAATCTAGTTCAATTGTGGAGAAGATAAAGCTTCTCATGGACAAAAATGCGTTCGTTCAATCCGTTAACGATATAAGTACTAGTAAAACCCCAGACACCGAAGAGCATTCCATGGCTGAAACACTTGACTCATTGGAATTGGAAACTGAGAATGACGATCATCTGAGTGATTTCTACTTCAAGATGCTCTTTTGTGCTTGTATAGCTACATTCCTTTATCGCAATGTCTGGGTATTTATTTTAGCAGCAATTCCAATCACAATTCATTTAGTATACAAAGTTGGCAAAGTCACTGGTTTGACAAACTTCATTTGGGACAAAATTGATACAGTCTATAAGAATATTAAG GAATGGGCTCTAGAACATCACAGTGCTGTTCTGCCCCTATGTCTGCCCGGTGTACTCGagttaaattacaaaatcaaCAGTATTGTACGAAATTCACTGAAATCCTCAGTTGATCTCGTGACATCTATTCTAAtgataattttgatgattttaatAATTGTCTTCCTTGGAGTATTCTTTTGTGTAAATATTTACTCCGAAACCATTGAAGTAGCTTATTTGGGTAAGGATTTAATTAATAAGACATTCACCGATCGACCAGAATTGGTGGATATTCTCCCAGCAAATATGCAATCATCAATTGATGATGCTCTTGATAATGCACATCATTATGGACGGCGAAAAATCGAACAATATATTGATGATTGGTTAAAAGATGCAGATCCAGTGCATAGTGTTAAGTTGAAGAATCAAATATTAGATGTATGGGATCGATTAATACAGTATTGGATTGATTTTAATAAGTCTGATACTTTTGGACCGAGAGTGCCAACGGATGCACTTAAGAGTACATTTGGTGAAATTGTTGATAATCCTC GACATTTTAAAGAGCTAGTTTTAGTGGCTAAACAGGGAATTATTGGATGGGCTCAAAGCAACACTCAAACCATCCTCGAAGTGGCCGAATCACTTTGGCACATTATACGAACGAACATATCGATGATAATGGGCTTCACTGGAGAAATAATATCCTTGATACTATCAGGAGGTCAAGCATGTGTTGAATTTATTTTGGATATG ATTATTTTCTTTACTGGTTTGTTTTATCTCCTGAGCAGCAGTGATACAAAATATGCACCATTACAAGTAACAAAGTATTTAGGATTTTCATCGGGTTCAAAAATTGCTGACGCACTTGAAAACTCGATTTCCGGAGTTCTTATTTCTATGTTCAAGTGTTCCGTTTTTCAAGGACTTTTTACGTGGCTAGTTCATACTATTTTCGGAGCAAGAATTGTGTTTCTGCCTTCGGCTGCTGCTGCTATTTTATCAGCTGCTCCATTCTTAGGTAGTTATTGGTGTTCTTTGCCAGCGTTTCTAGAATTGTGGTTGGCGCAAGATCAGTTCTATGCTGGACTTTTATTATTCCTTCTGATGTTCTTCATTCCTCCATACTTTGAACAAGCCATCTATGCCGAGATGAAAGG CGGTGGACATCCTTATTTAACTGGTCTGGCTATTGCTGGTGGTATGTACTGGCTGGGATGGCAAGGGGCAATATTTGGTCCATTGATGTTGTGTTTCTTTATTGGAATATTTGAAGTTGCTTCCGTGGCATTACGCTCTGAAGATCCAAG gAGAAGTTCGGATGAAGACACAAGAACGCCGTGA